The following coding sequences lie in one Arachis ipaensis cultivar K30076 chromosome B03, Araip1.1, whole genome shotgun sequence genomic window:
- the LOC107634158 gene encoding mini zinc finger protein 3-like encodes MKKRQVAVKTSSTVIRNVRYGECQKNHAANIGGYAVDGCREFMASAGEGTSGALTCAACGCHRNFHRREVQTEVVCEYSPPHHQN; translated from the coding sequence ATGAAGAAGAGACAGGTGGCGGTGAAGACTTCGTCAACGGTGATAAGGAACGTAAGGTACGGGGAGTGCCAGAAGAATCACGCGGCCAATATCGGAGGGTACGCGGTGGATGGGTGCAGGGAGTTCATGGCCAGTGCAGGGGAAGGAACCAGCGGCGCTCTCACGTGTGCTGCTTGTGGCTGCCACCGCAACTTCCACCGTAGGGAAGTGCAAACTGAGGTTGTCTGTGAGTActctcctcctcatcatcaaaactga